The Topomyia yanbarensis strain Yona2022 chromosome 3, ASM3024719v1, whole genome shotgun sequence nucleotide sequence TCACACTTGCCTCTTGTTACTGGTAATGTTTACACAAATTATAAATTACTACCTTAATCGACAACACTTCTAATCCGAAATAGAACTTGAACTAGTTCTGTTTATTCATTCGAACTATTATAACATGGACGCAGCAAAGAAAACCGTGGAAGCTTACTTTACATTTCGAACTAGCTGCAaagattttttcgtcaaaagGGACATCACGGTAGCTTCGTTGCAGAGGTCGAAGGATATATTGTAAGTATTACTAATCTGAACATTCAAATGGGACATCTATTAAGACCCAGTGTAGTTCACTATAGAATCGGCACACGTTTATTGTACAAACAATTCCTAAGTTGTGTATTAGAACTCTTTTTTTGCATTGgctaatttaaaaataaaataaattaaaaataagatGACATATGAATTCTTTTTTTATCGTTTATTACTTTCGAAACAAAATGATTTTTCAATGGTTTACGGCAAAGTATTTTCGTATcatattgttgccaaaatcgacAGTAAACttcaaatctttaaaaaataataaaaggtattttagtttagtttttttataaaatgattaaatgCGGATCAAAGATAAAGTGAGCGTGAAATAAAGTTCGAGAATGGAGCTAGtttgaaaatatgaaatgtAAGGTTATGTTATTCGAAACATAAATattcaattttgaaacatctatttTCAGAGCACTTTGCGCGCTTCCTGAAAGTACCTCCGACGGCTTTAGAGTTATTTTTGCTAAAGTTATCGATTGTGATGCCAGCAAGTTTTCGTTTGCTTCAATTCTCAAATTGTAAGTGTAAATATTACTGAACGTGCGGTTGACTAATTATATTAGATTCACAAGTTGTTTTTTTATGGTTAACTTAGTTCATTCATATGCACTGACATCCTGCTGTGGGAGGAGGGATGTGCCGAGGGACACGTGCTTATCATCGACATGAATGGTCTGCATTTAGGACACTTACCAAAACTCGGTATATTTACACTGAAGAATTTTATTTACTACATACAAGAAGCACTCCCGATCCGCCTGAAAGGAATTCATCTTATCAATGCAGTTCCGTTCATCGATACGATTATGGTGATGATTAGGCCGTTCTTAAAGAAGGAGCTTCTGGATATGTTTCACATTCATCAACAAGAGGAAA carries:
- the LOC131692331 gene encoding alpha-tocopherol transfer protein-like isoform X1, with amino-acid sequence MKMVNYASVAELYKRYSQLRKQDVEELDQWVRGQSHLPLVTELELVLFIHSNYYNMDAAKKTVEAYFTFRTSCKDFFVKRDITVASLQRSKDILALCALPESTSDGFRVIFAKVIDCDASKFSFASILKFSFICTDILLWEEGCAEGHVLIIDMNGLHLGHLPKLGIFTLKNFIYYIQEALPIRLKGIHLINAVPFIDTIMVMIRPFLKKELLDMFHIHQQEETVYPFVPQHILPKEYGGKAPPMMDLRQQLYDNVAEYRDYIIKKDRLQMVDESKRVTTRSFANMFGLF
- the LOC131692331 gene encoding alpha-tocopherol transfer protein-like isoform X3; the encoded protein is MKMVNYASVAELYKRYSQLRKQDVEELDQWVRGQSHLPLVTELELVLFIHSNYYNMDAAKKTVEAYFTFRTSCKDFFVKRDITVASLQRSKDILALCALPESTSDGFRVIFAKVIDCDASKFSFASILKFSFICTDILLWEEGCAEGHVLIIDMNEALPIRLKGIHLINAVPFIDTIMVMIRPFLKKELLDMFHIHQQEETVYPFVPQHILPKEYGGKAPPMMDLRQQLYDNVAEYRDYIIKKDRLQMVDESKRVTTRSFANMFGLF
- the LOC131692331 gene encoding alpha-tocopherol transfer protein-like isoform X2; the protein is MKMVNYASVAELYKRYSQLRKQDVEELDQWVRGQSHLPLVTVLFIHSNYYNMDAAKKTVEAYFTFRTSCKDFFVKRDITVASLQRSKDILALCALPESTSDGFRVIFAKVIDCDASKFSFASILKFSFICTDILLWEEGCAEGHVLIIDMNGLHLGHLPKLGIFTLKNFIYYIQEALPIRLKGIHLINAVPFIDTIMVMIRPFLKKELLDMFHIHQQEETVYPFVPQHILPKEYGGKAPPMMDLRQQLYDNVAEYRDYIIKKDRLQMVDESKRVTTRSFANMFGLF